In Symmachiella dynata, the following are encoded in one genomic region:
- a CDS encoding alpha/beta hydrolase has translation MKSLQSFGACDAGTPTLRTSRAKFFGCLAVVAGACLLAAPRGAQAQANDPKPIQPPRDVTFKTKDRIDLAGTYWESNIGREAPVIILLHREGGNRLEWTKGIASSLQLAGYAVISVDLRGHGQSKVNAGANNPNRQRNKVKLIPQDYKNMVGYDLEAVKAFILDEHQDSKLNMNKTGIVGAEMGAAVAVSYALLDWNKPPHPDGIGPNRTPRGQDVRALVLLSPEKVPGLPYARPLTILRNPEWNVHLLVAVGNQDRNGLREAEKLYELFNKVGQNENRSFLQIYPGKLRGSDLLTPKELNVETHITKFFEQSLKSLPANWRNRRSKLYSE, from the coding sequence ATGAAGAGTTTGCAATCATTCGGCGCATGCGACGCCGGCACGCCAACCCTGAGAACCTCTCGCGCGAAATTTTTCGGCTGCTTAGCAGTGGTCGCGGGAGCTTGCCTGTTGGCGGCGCCGCGTGGAGCGCAAGCACAGGCCAACGACCCCAAACCGATCCAGCCGCCGCGCGACGTCACCTTCAAAACCAAAGACCGCATCGACCTGGCCGGGACGTACTGGGAATCCAACATCGGCCGAGAAGCACCGGTGATTATCTTATTGCACCGCGAAGGGGGCAATCGACTGGAGTGGACCAAGGGCATTGCGTCTTCGTTGCAACTCGCCGGCTATGCGGTGATTTCAGTCGACCTGCGTGGCCACGGGCAAAGCAAAGTCAATGCGGGGGCCAATAACCCAAACCGCCAGCGGAACAAAGTGAAGTTGATTCCGCAAGATTATAAAAACATGGTGGGGTACGACCTCGAAGCGGTGAAAGCATTCATCTTAGATGAACACCAAGACAGCAAGCTGAACATGAACAAAACCGGAATTGTCGGCGCTGAGATGGGTGCTGCCGTCGCCGTTTCCTACGCACTGCTTGATTGGAATAAGCCGCCGCATCCGGATGGAATCGGTCCTAACCGCACGCCGCGGGGACAAGATGTACGGGCTTTGGTGTTGCTGTCACCGGAAAAGGTTCCTGGTTTACCCTACGCCCGCCCGCTGACAATCCTACGCAATCCGGAATGGAACGTGCACCTGCTCGTCGCCGTCGGCAATCAGGACCGCAATGGGTTACGCGAGGCTGAAAAACTTTATGAACTGTTCAACAAAGTAGGGCAGAACGAAAATCGCAGCTTCCTGCAAATCTACCCAGGCAAATTGCGCGGCTCTGATTTATTGACCCCCAAAGAACTGAACGTCGAAACGCATATTACGAAGTTCTTCGAACAATCACTCAAGAGTCTGCCGGCCAATTGGCGGAACCGCAGAAGCAAACTTTATAGCGAGTGA
- a CDS encoding choice-of-anchor L family PEP-CTERM protein: MNKKWITLGLAVAVSLGAISDAPAASITPTLDANLLEAALFQAGGGGIDLSSVVVTVSGHSMGLGSESAGTYTNASGTYGMGSGIVISSGQAGDYGDGPNLDTGKTTAYSVAATVAQEALLDPISGGSFDHSDVTQIDISFDMLAGFDSIFFNVTFGSEEYDEFIGGIYVDAFGLYVNNTNVAFVDGLPVNIDHPYMGSADGTELNGLLGSAATGASSGDPMPAIGSLVHTFSASVNPTGNTLTFIIADTGDDALDSTAYISQLGGTLPPDPAAVPEPSTFALLGLGGLALVGYGWRRKRQQAA, translated from the coding sequence ATGAACAAGAAGTGGATTACACTGGGCCTTGCTGTCGCGGTTTCGCTAGGAGCAATCTCCGATGCGCCGGCGGCATCAATCACGCCGACATTGGATGCAAATTTGCTAGAAGCCGCACTGTTCCAGGCAGGTGGGGGAGGAATTGACCTATCGAGCGTGGTGGTCACGGTCAGCGGCCATTCCATGGGATTGGGTAGCGAATCTGCGGGAACCTACACTAACGCCTCGGGTACATACGGGATGGGGTCAGGGATCGTGATCTCCTCTGGTCAAGCCGGTGATTATGGCGACGGCCCAAACCTGGATACCGGTAAGACAACCGCTTATTCTGTTGCCGCCACAGTCGCCCAAGAGGCGCTGTTGGACCCGATTTCCGGAGGATCCTTTGATCATTCTGATGTGACGCAAATCGACATCTCATTCGACATGCTAGCTGGCTTTGACTCGATCTTCTTCAACGTCACATTTGGCAGCGAGGAATATGATGAATTTATTGGCGGAATTTATGTCGACGCCTTTGGGCTTTATGTCAACAATACGAATGTCGCGTTCGTAGATGGATTGCCGGTCAATATTGACCACCCCTACATGGGGAGTGCCGACGGCACAGAGTTGAACGGGCTATTGGGAAGCGCCGCCACCGGTGCTAGCAGCGGAGATCCCATGCCGGCGATCGGTTCGCTGGTTCACACGTTCAGCGCCTCAGTCAATCCGACGGGCAACACGCTGACCTTCATTATCGCAGACACGGGTGATGATGCACTAGACTCCACAGCCTACATTTCGCAACTAGGGGGCACGCTTCCGCCCGACCCCGCCGCCGTCCCCGAACCCAGCACTTTCGCACTGCTTGGTCTCGGTGGCCTCGCCCTGGTCGGATATGGCTGGCGGCGCAAACGGCAACAAGCTGCGTGA
- the crcB gene encoding fluoride efflux transporter CrcB encodes MQELLFVGVGGFVGAVSRFYLSGWVRGLLFQRYGPEFPFFALGTMAVNVAGCFLIGLATVLVQRNHLSTETQLVLMTGFLGALTTFSTFGSETVEMFLKEGDARFALLNVVGNLALGIGAVVLGRWSAQLVLG; translated from the coding sequence ATGCAAGAACTGTTGTTTGTTGGTGTCGGCGGATTTGTAGGAGCGGTCAGCCGTTTTTACCTATCCGGTTGGGTGCGCGGCTTGCTGTTTCAGCGCTACGGACCGGAGTTTCCCTTTTTTGCATTGGGAACGATGGCCGTGAATGTCGCTGGCTGCTTCTTGATCGGCCTGGCGACGGTCCTGGTGCAGCGCAACCACCTCTCCACCGAAACGCAGTTGGTGTTGATGACCGGATTTTTGGGAGCGTTGACGACCTTTTCCACCTTCGGCAGCGAAACTGTCGAGATGTTTCTCAAAGAAGGCGATGCACGTTTTGCCCTGCTAAACGTCGTCGGAAATCTGGCGCTGGGAATCGGAGCGGTTGTACTGGGGCGCTGGTCAGCCCAACTCGTCTTAGGATGA
- a CDS encoding aspartate aminotransferase family protein: MNPVATQSSQDTIATFEKHVIPNYGRFPISLVRGEGSNVWDAEGQRYLDLFPGWGCNILGHCPPAVVQAIQEQAAHLIHIPNSWYTEPQGKFAEALTTRGFGQAFFCNSGAEAVEAAIKLARLHTPENRHRIITFENGFHGRTMAATTATAQPKYHQGLGPLMAGFRYARFNDVDSVRELIDDEACAIMIEPVQGEGGVNIPSDDFLAELRQMADDNDLLLIFDEVQTCMGRTGTWFGYQQWNVQPDIITLAKGLAGGVACGGILAKEEIAPSLRPGMHASTFGGNPLAMAAGLATVETIENENLLDNVTEMSARFQSHFEALQEELPIIRELRVRGMMIGVDLTIPAGPAVGKCMQRGVLVNATHDTVVRLLPALNVTARQVDEGCEVIADVLREMAAEV; this comes from the coding sequence GTGAATCCCGTCGCAACGCAGAGTAGCCAGGACACGATTGCCACGTTTGAAAAACATGTGATCCCCAATTATGGGCGATTTCCAATTTCATTGGTCCGCGGCGAAGGCTCGAATGTATGGGATGCGGAAGGACAGCGGTATTTGGATCTGTTCCCCGGTTGGGGCTGTAACATTTTGGGACATTGTCCACCGGCGGTCGTCCAGGCGATTCAGGAACAAGCCGCCCATCTGATCCATATCCCCAATTCCTGGTATACCGAACCACAAGGCAAGTTTGCCGAAGCCCTGACGACACGCGGGTTCGGGCAGGCCTTTTTCTGCAATAGCGGCGCCGAGGCGGTGGAGGCGGCCATCAAATTGGCGCGACTGCATACTCCCGAAAACCGCCATCGCATCATTACGTTCGAAAATGGTTTTCACGGCCGCACGATGGCTGCGACGACGGCGACCGCTCAGCCGAAGTACCACCAGGGACTGGGCCCGTTGATGGCTGGTTTTCGTTATGCTCGATTTAACGATGTCGATTCGGTCCGCGAACTGATCGATGACGAAGCGTGCGCCATCATGATCGAGCCAGTCCAGGGCGAAGGGGGCGTCAACATTCCCTCGGATGATTTCCTGGCCGAGTTGCGACAAATGGCCGACGACAACGATTTGTTGTTGATTTTCGATGAGGTCCAGACCTGCATGGGACGGACCGGCACGTGGTTCGGCTATCAACAATGGAATGTGCAGCCAGACATCATCACCCTGGCCAAAGGGTTGGCCGGTGGAGTGGCGTGCGGTGGAATTCTGGCCAAGGAAGAAATCGCCCCCAGCCTGCGTCCCGGGATGCATGCCAGTACCTTTGGCGGCAATCCGCTGGCGATGGCCGCTGGATTGGCAACCGTCGAAACGATTGAAAACGAAAATCTGCTCGACAACGTGACCGAGATGTCCGCACGCTTTCAGTCGCATTTTGAGGCACTCCAAGAAGAATTACCGATCATCCGTGAGTTGCGCGTGCGGGGCATGATGATTGGCGTGGACCTTACAATTCCCGCCGGTCCAGCTGTGGGCAAATGTATGCAACGAGGCGTCTTGGTGAACGCCACACACGACACGGTTGTGCGTTTGCTCCCCGCTTTGAATGTCACGGCCAGACAAGTTGATGAAGGGTGTGAGGTCATCGCCGACGTCCTACGTGAAATGGCCGCGGAAGTTTAA
- a CDS encoding alpha/beta hydrolase, whose protein sequence is MHQPAIEFFTASDGYRLHYRRWRAAHDKPRGTIVALHGIQSHSGWYTASSRQLCEAGYDVLFLDRRGSGLNERSRGNAPHADRLLNDVAQFLQWVRFTNDRGGQAPVILLSVSWGGKLAALTAARRPELLDGLALLYPGIRAKIRATATQNLKLSLADVGGAQKKRVPIPLQDPGLFTTDPDWQTYISSDPLTLREVTVGFLLANRQLDRQLLDAPECIVCPTLLMLAGQDRIIDNRATRGYFLRFASEKRKLIEYIDAAHTLEFEPNRDETVRDLLSWIDSIG, encoded by the coding sequence GTGCATCAACCGGCGATTGAGTTTTTTACCGCTTCGGATGGATATCGCCTGCATTACCGGCGGTGGAGAGCGGCCCATGACAAGCCGCGGGGGACAATCGTCGCCTTGCACGGCATTCAAAGTCACTCCGGTTGGTATACCGCGTCCAGCCGTCAGTTGTGCGAAGCGGGTTATGACGTACTCTTTTTGGATCGCCGCGGATCGGGCTTAAACGAACGCAGCCGTGGCAATGCTCCGCATGCGGACCGGTTGTTGAACGACGTGGCGCAGTTCCTGCAGTGGGTCCGTTTTACCAATGATCGTGGCGGACAGGCTCCCGTGATCCTGCTGTCGGTCAGTTGGGGCGGGAAATTGGCCGCACTCACGGCGGCGCGGCGACCGGAGTTGCTCGATGGTTTGGCGTTACTGTATCCCGGCATCCGCGCCAAGATCCGTGCGACGGCTACGCAAAACCTCAAACTGTCACTCGCCGATGTGGGAGGTGCGCAGAAAAAACGCGTACCGATTCCACTGCAAGATCCCGGTCTGTTCACCACCGATCCCGATTGGCAAACGTACATTTCCAGCGATCCGCTCACCTTGCGCGAAGTGACTGTGGGATTCCTGCTGGCCAATCGACAGTTGGATCGCCAATTGCTTGATGCGCCTGAGTGCATCGTTTGTCCCACGCTGCTGATGCTCGCCGGCCAAGACCGGATTATCGACAATCGCGCGACACGCGGCTATTTCCTGCGCTTTGCCTCTGAAAAACGCAAACTGATTGAATACATCGATGCAGCGCATACCTTGGAGTTCGAGCCGAATCGCGACGAAACGGTGCGAGACTTGTTGAGCTGGATCGATTCGATCGGCTAG
- a CDS encoding response regulator transcription factor, with the protein MTILLVEDQPAHAKLIERAFESAGSGFRLSVASSLREAQKLLTSSTPDVVIADLELPDGRGTDLIRHDRGVPAFPVVVLTSHGNEQVAVEAMKAGALDYVVKSSAVMRDLPRIAAAAIREWTHLVERRRAEMARTQSLRLLEGVLDSLSAQVAVLDDNGMILMVNSAWANESSPNPFSGKAFGVTVNYLSACANVTGEMEPAAHAIVAGVRDVITGIQSQFCVEVQCYDTPDQRWYQVEVSPFSGAGAARAVVLFEDISERKQTENEARDRAIHCERLATLSDREHEVMTMVVAGKANKVIARDLGRSEKTVEKHRANVMKKLKVRTIADLVRIAVSIER; encoded by the coding sequence ATGACCATTTTGCTCGTCGAAGATCAGCCTGCTCACGCGAAATTGATCGAACGCGCATTCGAGTCAGCTGGCTCCGGTTTCCGGCTCTCTGTGGCCAGCAGCTTGCGTGAAGCGCAAAAGCTTCTCACCTCGAGTACCCCTGACGTGGTGATCGCCGACTTGGAACTTCCCGATGGACGTGGGACCGACTTGATCCGCCATGATAGAGGTGTGCCAGCATTTCCGGTCGTCGTGTTAACCAGTCATGGTAATGAACAGGTCGCGGTCGAGGCCATGAAGGCTGGAGCGCTGGACTATGTGGTCAAATCGTCGGCGGTCATGCGGGATTTACCGCGAATTGCCGCAGCAGCGATTCGTGAGTGGACGCACTTGGTCGAACGTCGCCGCGCCGAAATGGCGCGGACACAGTCACTGCGGCTTCTTGAGGGGGTGCTCGATTCGCTATCCGCTCAAGTGGCGGTTCTGGATGACAACGGCATGATTTTGATGGTAAATTCAGCCTGGGCAAATGAGTCTAGTCCCAATCCATTTTCCGGCAAGGCGTTTGGGGTGACCGTCAACTATCTCAGCGCTTGTGCCAACGTGACTGGTGAAATGGAACCGGCCGCTCATGCCATTGTCGCCGGTGTACGAGATGTGATCACGGGAATTCAGTCGCAGTTTTGTGTGGAAGTCCAATGTTACGACACCCCAGACCAACGTTGGTACCAGGTCGAGGTCTCGCCGTTTAGCGGCGCGGGAGCAGCCCGGGCCGTGGTCCTGTTCGAGGACATCAGCGAACGCAAACAAACGGAAAACGAGGCACGGGACAGAGCGATCCATTGCGAACGTCTGGCGACACTTTCGGACCGCGAACACGAGGTGATGACGATGGTGGTTGCCGGAAAAGCGAATAAGGTCATCGCTCGAGATCTGGGACGCAGCGAAAAGACGGTCGAAAAACACCGTGCCAACGTGATGAAAAAACTCAAAGTCCGCACAATCGCCGATCTGGTGCGAATTGCCGTTTCAATAGAACGGTAA
- the argB gene encoding acetylglutamate kinase: protein MDDATQKAGVLIEALGWIRQFRDKHVVIKLGGSALENDETVRNLLTDVIFMGAVGMRPILVHGGGKAISQAMQDAGIEPRFVQGRRYTDQQTIELVSEVLAKEICGSLVAEMRKQAGHAMGLSYLSQNCLIGEKLTLTGEGGEEIDLGRVGRIVDIDADLIRRTCEAGIIPVIPSIALDSAGDKLNVNADTAAAAVARLLNVEKLIFLSDVPGIFLDQHNPETLQNHLDVNRCRQLIADGTIATGMVPKVDAALEAIAAGVRKVHIVDGRKSHSLLLEIYSDHGIGTEIVPPASA from the coding sequence GTGGACGACGCGACTCAAAAGGCGGGCGTGCTCATCGAGGCGCTGGGCTGGATCCGGCAATTTCGTGACAAGCACGTAGTCATCAAACTGGGCGGCAGCGCGCTCGAAAACGACGAAACTGTCCGGAATTTGCTCACCGACGTCATTTTCATGGGCGCTGTCGGCATGCGGCCGATTCTGGTTCACGGCGGCGGCAAGGCCATCAGCCAAGCGATGCAGGACGCGGGAATCGAGCCCCGTTTCGTCCAAGGCCGCCGGTATACCGACCAGCAAACCATCGAATTGGTCTCCGAAGTGTTGGCCAAGGAGATTTGTGGAAGTTTGGTTGCTGAAATGCGCAAGCAGGCCGGGCATGCGATGGGGCTGAGTTACCTTTCGCAAAATTGCCTCATTGGCGAAAAATTGACCCTGACCGGCGAAGGGGGAGAAGAAATTGATCTGGGCCGCGTAGGCCGGATTGTGGATATTGACGCAGATCTGATTCGCCGCACCTGTGAAGCGGGTATCATTCCGGTGATCCCTTCCATCGCTCTGGATAGCGCGGGCGATAAACTAAACGTCAACGCCGATACCGCAGCAGCGGCCGTTGCCAGGCTGCTGAACGTGGAAAAGTTAATTTTTCTCAGCGACGTGCCGGGAATTTTCTTGGATCAGCACAATCCGGAGACGCTACAGAATCATTTGGATGTCAATCGTTGTCGGCAGTTGATTGCCGATGGCACGATCGCAACGGGTATGGTCCCCAAAGTCGATGCCGCCCTGGAAGCGATCGCCGCGGGGGTTCGCAAAGTCCATATTGTCGATGGCCGAAAGTCACACTCGTTGTTGCTGGAGATTTATTCCGATCACGGAATTGGAACTGAAATTGTGCCGCCCGCATCGGCGTAG
- a CDS encoding DUF1501 domain-containing protein, which produces MLTVSEGGQTGRRREFLKIGGLSLGGLSLADFFTNSVQAAGGQSLISGKSVVFVFMHGGPSQIETFDPKMSAPVGIASATGEIATSIPGITYGSTFPQLAKWADRTTIVRSFTSGDSRHDIKPIVGAATHGANLGSLFSRVAGQNHPQNGMPTNIALYPRAVDDSTMPAIKKFGDFESTGTLGGGYAPFVPSGGGEMRKNMELQLPLARLDDRRRLLANLDKIRRAVDDDNSLAGLDSLKQQAFDTILGGVSDAFDLSSEDPAVVARYDTAPLVRPDAIDKKWKNHERYADNSKSLGKLMLLARRLCERGCGFVTVTTNFVWDMHGDQNNAGVSEGMDYMGRPFDHATSAFLEDVHARGLSDKILLVCTGEMGRTPRINNRGGRDHWGGLAPLLLAGGGIAPGQVIGQSTRDASRPLTEPVTLKHLVATVLSKLIDVAELRVQSGIPGDIIRSASANSIPGLS; this is translated from the coding sequence ATGCTGACGGTCAGTGAAGGGGGCCAAACGGGGCGACGGCGCGAATTCCTCAAGATTGGGGGATTGTCGCTAGGGGGGCTGTCGTTGGCGGACTTCTTCACCAATTCCGTGCAGGCAGCCGGTGGCCAGTCGCTGATTTCTGGAAAATCCGTCGTTTTCGTGTTTATGCATGGCGGTCCAAGTCAGATTGAAACCTTTGATCCCAAGATGTCCGCTCCTGTGGGAATCGCCAGCGCCACCGGTGAAATTGCCACATCGATTCCAGGTATCACCTACGGGAGCACGTTTCCCCAATTGGCCAAATGGGCTGATCGGACGACGATCGTGCGATCCTTTACCTCCGGCGACAGTCGGCACGACATCAAACCAATCGTAGGCGCGGCGACGCACGGGGCAAATCTCGGATCGCTATTTTCTCGAGTTGCCGGGCAAAATCATCCCCAAAATGGCATGCCCACCAATATCGCCCTTTATCCACGGGCGGTTGACGATTCCACAATGCCAGCCATCAAGAAGTTTGGCGACTTCGAGTCCACAGGGACTTTGGGAGGCGGCTATGCGCCGTTTGTGCCCAGCGGCGGGGGCGAGATGCGCAAGAATATGGAATTGCAACTCCCGTTGGCGCGGTTGGATGATCGGCGTCGGTTGTTGGCAAATTTGGACAAAATCCGCCGTGCCGTGGACGACGACAATTCGCTGGCAGGACTCGATTCTCTCAAGCAGCAAGCCTTCGACACAATTCTGGGAGGCGTGAGTGACGCCTTCGATTTGTCAAGCGAGGATCCAGCCGTGGTCGCCCGCTATGACACGGCTCCGTTAGTCCGTCCTGATGCGATCGACAAGAAGTGGAAAAACCACGAACGGTATGCCGACAATTCTAAGTCGCTTGGAAAGTTAATGTTGCTGGCAAGGCGGCTGTGCGAGCGTGGGTGCGGTTTCGTGACGGTGACGACCAATTTCGTATGGGACATGCATGGCGATCAAAATAACGCCGGTGTGTCCGAAGGTATGGACTACATGGGACGACCGTTCGACCATGCGACCTCCGCATTTCTGGAAGACGTCCATGCTCGCGGGTTGAGCGACAAAATTTTACTCGTTTGCACCGGCGAGATGGGCCGTACGCCCCGCATCAACAATCGCGGTGGACGCGATCATTGGGGCGGATTAGCGCCGTTGTTGCTGGCCGGAGGCGGAATTGCTCCAGGGCAGGTGATCGGACAATCAACCCGTGACGCATCCCGGCCGCTCACCGAGCCGGTTACCTTGAAACATCTGGTCGCGACGGTCCTGAGCAAATTGATCGACGTCGCAGAGCTGCGGGTACAAAGTGGGATTCCCGGCGACATCATCCGCTCTGCCTCGGCCAACTCAATTCCCGGATTGTCCTGA
- the argF gene encoding ornithine carbamoyltransferase codes for MRHLDTLLNFSTDDVQEIFAIADELKSQSLQGNREPRLAGSVLTMLFEKPSLRTRISFEAAMAHLGGTCIFLSTAEAGLNGRESAVDVARVLGGYSDFVVMRTFEQSLIDQFAQHAGCAVINGLSNDSHPCQALTDFFTMREEFGSLAGRRVTYIGDGNNVAKSLAICAGLLKVPYVVSSPAGYELTPDFLQQLKRTIPDVDITLIEDPHAAVNDADVVYTDVWASMGQESESNARKQIFGPYRVDADLMAAAATGAKFMHCLPAKRGLECTDEVIDGPTSIAFQQAENRMHIAKGVLAWLSNVNAK; via the coding sequence ATGAGACATTTGGACACACTCTTGAACTTCAGCACTGACGATGTGCAAGAGATATTTGCCATAGCGGATGAATTGAAATCACAATCGTTGCAGGGCAACCGCGAGCCCCGTTTAGCCGGCAGCGTGTTGACGATGCTGTTCGAAAAACCGTCACTGCGCACGCGGATCAGCTTTGAAGCGGCGATGGCCCATTTGGGAGGGACGTGCATTTTTCTCTCCACGGCTGAAGCGGGATTAAACGGTCGTGAGAGTGCCGTCGATGTCGCCCGTGTATTGGGCGGGTACTCCGATTTTGTGGTGATGCGCACCTTTGAACAATCGTTGATCGACCAATTCGCCCAGCACGCCGGGTGCGCGGTGATCAATGGCCTGTCCAATGACAGCCATCCCTGCCAAGCCTTGACCGACTTCTTCACGATGCGTGAGGAGTTCGGTTCGTTGGCGGGGCGACGAGTGACCTATATCGGAGATGGCAACAATGTCGCCAAATCCTTGGCAATTTGCGCCGGGTTGCTCAAGGTGCCGTATGTGGTCTCCTCGCCCGCAGGTTATGAATTGACGCCCGATTTTCTGCAACAACTCAAACGCACCATCCCCGATGTGGACATCACGCTCATCGAAGATCCGCATGCAGCCGTGAATGATGCGGACGTGGTCTATACCGATGTGTGGGCCAGTATGGGGCAAGAATCAGAGTCCAATGCGCGCAAACAGATTTTTGGGCCGTATCGCGTGGACGCCGATTTGATGGCGGCTGCGGCAACAGGTGCCAAATTCATGCACTGCTTGCCCGCCAAACGAGGGCTTGAGTGCACCGATGAGGTCATCGACGGCCCGACAAGCATCGCGTTTCAACAGGCGGAAAACCGCATGCACATCGCCAAGGGGGTCCTGGCTTGGTTGTCGAACGTCAACGCCAAGTAG
- a CDS encoding PQQ-binding-like beta-propeller repeat protein has translation MFVKSTILGCLWSIALVGSVTAENWPGWRGPGRNGVSAESELPTEWSETTGIRWKTAVPGSGISNPIVWDDRVIVTASDGPQQADLHIICYATDDGRELWHQRLWGTAPTRYHANKSSMASPAAVTDGRHVFAFFGTGDVFCTDMQGQLQWQRSLANEYGQFENRFAASSSPLLYQDMVIVQCDHYGDSYVIALDQETGANRWKRDRPEAWLSWASPQLIPVGKGQHELIVSGSHKVDAFDPATGEPLWTVNGMSRECIPTPVFGDGSLYVVSGPKSPTMAIRPGGRGDVTETHVRWRNTRGAPFVPSAILVGERYYLVDDAGIATCLNAADGKRVWQKRLSGAFTASPVAGDQKIYFTNERGETTVIAAAKRGYKRLAQNSVGEPVFASPAISQGCIFMRTNRHLLCIDGRGSDEQ, from the coding sequence ATGTTTGTGAAATCTACAATTCTCGGGTGTCTGTGGAGCATCGCTTTGGTCGGTAGCGTCACGGCCGAAAACTGGCCTGGTTGGCGGGGGCCGGGGCGTAATGGGGTTTCGGCGGAAAGCGAACTGCCTACCGAATGGTCCGAGACGACCGGCATTCGTTGGAAGACAGCCGTGCCGGGGTCGGGGATCTCCAATCCGATTGTCTGGGACGACCGCGTGATCGTGACAGCTTCGGACGGCCCGCAACAGGCCGATCTGCACATCATTTGTTATGCGACCGACGACGGACGCGAATTGTGGCATCAACGTCTATGGGGCACCGCTCCTACGCGGTATCACGCCAACAAAAGCAGCATGGCCAGTCCGGCCGCCGTCACGGATGGTCGTCACGTCTTCGCGTTTTTTGGTACGGGCGATGTCTTTTGCACAGACATGCAGGGGCAACTGCAGTGGCAACGGTCGTTGGCGAACGAATATGGACAATTCGAAAATCGCTTCGCTGCGTCAAGTTCTCCGCTGTTGTATCAAGATATGGTCATCGTGCAGTGCGATCACTATGGCGACTCGTACGTCATCGCGCTGGACCAAGAAACGGGGGCCAATCGCTGGAAGCGCGATCGTCCGGAAGCATGGTTGTCGTGGGCCTCGCCGCAATTGATTCCGGTTGGCAAGGGCCAACACGAGTTGATCGTATCGGGATCGCACAAGGTCGATGCGTTCGACCCCGCGACAGGCGAACCCTTATGGACGGTGAACGGCATGAGCCGCGAGTGCATTCCCACACCGGTGTTCGGCGATGGGTCGCTGTATGTGGTGAGCGGGCCCAAAAGTCCGACGATGGCGATCCGCCCGGGAGGTCGCGGCGATGTCACCGAAACGCACGTCCGTTGGCGAAATACGCGCGGCGCACCGTTTGTCCCGTCAGCGATATTGGTGGGCGAGCGATACTATCTGGTCGATGATGCGGGAATTGCCACCTGCCTCAACGCGGCTGATGGCAAGCGTGTCTGGCAAAAACGGTTGTCGGGCGCCTTCACTGCCTCTCCTGTTGCCGGAGACCAAAAGATCTATTTCACCAATGAACGAGGAGAAACAACCGTGATTGCCGCCGCGAAGCGCGGTTACAAACGATTGGCGCAGAATTCGGTGGGCGAACCGGTTTTTGCCTCCCCGGCGATCTCTCAAGGCTGTATTTTCATGCGCACCAATCGGCATCTGCTCTGTATTGACGGTCGTGGCAGCGATGAGCAATGA
- a CDS encoding YbeD family protein gives MPDGIPTIELLESTHNFPCRYVFKIIGKNVNDFPGRVVTAMRSALEASADPPHSLRETSGGRHVSVTFEPVVRTPHQVVAAYSALHLTEDVVMIF, from the coding sequence ATGCCGGACGGAATCCCTACAATCGAGTTGTTGGAATCGACACACAACTTTCCCTGCCGGTATGTCTTCAAGATCATCGGCAAAAACGTCAACGATTTCCCGGGGCGGGTCGTCACAGCCATGCGCTCGGCACTAGAGGCCTCGGCCGATCCACCACATAGCTTACGCGAAACATCCGGCGGGCGGCATGTGTCGGTCACCTTTGAGCCGGTGGTGCGGACTCCGCATCAGGTCGTTGCAGCCTACTCGGCGCTGCATCTGACCGAAGACGTGGTGATGATCTTTTAG